A genomic segment from Pseudomonas sp. M30-35 encodes:
- a CDS encoding acyl-CoA dehydrogenase family protein, with the protein MIPTDEELQIRDVARQFAQERLKPFAADWDREHRFPAEALREMAQLGFLGMLVPEQWGGADTGHVAYAMALEEIAAGDGACSTIMSVHNSVGCMPVLKYGTEEQKRNYLQPLAEGAVLGAFALTEPQAGSDASFLRTKAQRDGDYYVLNGSKQFITSGSHAGVVIVFAVTDASLGKRGISAFIVPTDTPGFSVSRIEEKLGQHASDTCQLQFDDMRIPLSLRLGEEGEGYKIALSNLEGGRIGIASQAVGMARAAFEAARDYAHERETFGKPIIEHQAVAFRLADMATEIAVARQMVLHAATLRQAGLPCLTEASMAKLFASEMAERVCSAAIQVHGGYGYLKDFPVERIYRDVRVCQIYEGTSDIQRMVIARSF; encoded by the coding sequence ATGATCCCGACAGATGAAGAACTGCAGATTCGCGACGTTGCCCGACAGTTTGCCCAGGAACGGCTAAAACCCTTTGCAGCAGACTGGGATCGTGAGCATCGTTTCCCGGCAGAAGCCTTGCGCGAGATGGCGCAGCTTGGCTTTCTCGGCATGCTTGTGCCGGAGCAATGGGGTGGCGCGGATACGGGGCATGTGGCTTATGCCATGGCGCTTGAAGAAATTGCCGCCGGTGATGGCGCCTGTTCAACCATCATGAGCGTGCACAACTCTGTCGGCTGCATGCCGGTATTGAAATACGGCACTGAAGAGCAGAAACGCAATTATTTGCAGCCGCTTGCCGAGGGCGCAGTGCTTGGGGCGTTTGCCCTAACCGAGCCGCAAGCAGGCTCCGACGCCAGTTTTCTGCGTACCAAGGCGCAACGTGATGGCGACTATTACGTGCTAAATGGCAGCAAGCAATTCATTACCTCGGGCAGTCATGCTGGCGTGGTGATTGTGTTTGCAGTGACCGATGCAAGCCTTGGTAAGCGCGGTATTTCGGCGTTTATCGTGCCGACCGATACGCCAGGCTTTAGCGTTAGCCGGATTGAAGAGAAGCTCGGTCAGCACGCCTCAGACACCTGCCAGCTACAGTTCGACGACATGCGCATTCCGCTCAGTCTGCGCTTGGGGGAGGAGGGTGAAGGCTACAAGATTGCCCTAAGCAACTTGGAGGGCGGGCGCATTGGTATCGCCTCCCAGGCAGTCGGCATGGCCCGTGCGGCATTTGAGGCGGCTCGAGACTACGCCCATGAGCGCGAAACCTTCGGCAAGCCAATTATCGAGCATCAGGCGGTCGCGTTTCGTTTGGCAGATATGGCCACCGAGATCGCCGTTGCCCGGCAAATGGTTTTGCATGCCGCAACCTTGCGCCAAGCAGGCTTGCCGTGCCTGACCGAGGCCTCGATGGCCAAGCTGTTTGCCTCGGAAATGGCTGAGAGGGTTTGCTCGGCGGCGATTCAGGTCCATGGCGGCTACGGCTATTTGAAAGACTTTCCGGTGGAGCGCATCTACCGTGATGTGCGGGTCTGCCAGATATATGAAGGCACCAGCGATATTCAACGCATGGTCATCGCACGCAGTTTTTGA
- a CDS encoding acetyl-CoA C-acyltransferase yields the protein MNSNSDPVVIVSAARTPMGGFIGDLSGVSCAELGATAIRAAVKRAGLADDAVNEVIMGCVLQAGQGQAPARQAALGAGLDQGTVCSTLNKMCGSGMKSVMLAHDLLLAGSAEVVVAGGMESMSNAPYLLDKARAGYRMGHGRVLDHMFLDGLEDAYDKGRLMGTFAEDCAQSYGFSREQQDDYAITSLKRAQAAMDQGHFEAEIAAVEVKAKRETLSVTCDEQPPKAKLEKIPTLKPAFREGGTVTAANASSISDGAAALVLMRRSQAEKLGLKPLATLVGHSSHAQAPGLFATAPVGAIKGLMARTGWMLDEVDLFEINEAFAVVPMAAMRDLAISHDKVNVHGGACALGHPIGASGARVIVTLLYALQQRGLTRGVASVCIGGGEATAVALELVSQGAN from the coding sequence ATGAACAGTAATAGCGATCCGGTCGTCATTGTCAGTGCTGCACGCACGCCAATGGGCGGTTTTATCGGGGATTTGAGCGGCGTTAGTTGCGCTGAACTGGGTGCCACTGCAATTCGCGCGGCAGTAAAACGTGCGGGTTTAGCTGATGATGCCGTTAATGAAGTGATCATGGGCTGTGTGCTGCAGGCCGGTCAGGGCCAAGCCCCGGCACGCCAGGCAGCACTGGGTGCAGGTTTAGACCAAGGCACGGTGTGCTCGACGCTGAACAAGATGTGTGGCTCCGGCATGAAGTCAGTGATGCTTGCCCATGATTTATTGTTGGCTGGTAGCGCTGAGGTGGTAGTCGCCGGCGGCATGGAGAGCATGTCCAACGCACCGTACTTGCTGGACAAGGCCCGTGCGGGCTATCGCATGGGCCACGGCCGGGTGCTTGATCACATGTTCCTTGATGGTCTTGAAGATGCCTACGATAAAGGCCGCTTGATGGGCACGTTCGCCGAAGATTGCGCGCAAAGCTACGGTTTTAGCCGTGAGCAGCAAGATGATTATGCAATTACCTCGCTAAAGCGCGCACAGGCGGCGATGGATCAAGGCCATTTTGAGGCGGAGATTGCTGCCGTTGAAGTCAAAGCCAAACGCGAAACGCTCAGCGTGACGTGCGATGAGCAGCCGCCAAAAGCCAAGTTGGAAAAAATCCCGACCTTAAAACCTGCATTCCGTGAAGGCGGAACTGTAACGGCGGCTAATGCCAGTTCCATTTCAGATGGTGCTGCAGCCTTGGTGTTAATGCGTCGCTCCCAGGCTGAAAAGCTCGGGTTAAAGCCGTTGGCAACCCTTGTCGGGCATAGCTCCCATGCGCAAGCTCCCGGCCTGTTTGCCACCGCACCGGTTGGCGCGATCAAAGGTTTGATGGCGCGCACCGGTTGGATGCTGGATGAGGTTGATCTGTTCGAGATCAATGAGGCCTTCGCCGTGGTGCCGATGGCGGCTATGCGTGATCTGGCAATCTCCCATGACAAGGTCAATGTGCACGGCGGTGCGTGTGCGTTGGGCCATCCGATTGGCGCATCTGGCGCGCGGGTCATCGTCACTTTGCTCTATGCGCTGCAACAACGGGGGCTGACACGCGGTGTGGCTTCGGTGTGCATTGGTGGCGGTGAGGCAACAGCAGTCGCTCTTGAACTGGTCAGCCAAGGAGCGAATTAA
- a CDS encoding 3-hydroxyacyl-CoA dehydrogenase: MQIEQRVFLITGGSSGLGLATARKLVEAGAKVVLADINQQAGQARATELGESALFVAVDITQEADASKAITQTLEHFGGLHGLVNCAGIAPAEKLLGRNGVHALESFRKVVDVNLIGTFNMLRLAAEAIAQSEPQADGERGVMINTASVAAFDGQIGQAAYAASKSAVVGLTLPLARELARSGIRVMCIAPGIFETPMMAGMPQEVRDGLAANVPFPPRLGKPEEYASLVLHIIQNSMLNGEVIRLDGALRMAAK, from the coding sequence ATGCAAATTGAACAGCGAGTATTTTTAATCACCGGCGGCAGTTCCGGGCTGGGCTTGGCCACGGCGCGCAAGTTGGTAGAGGCGGGCGCCAAGGTCGTGTTGGCGGACATCAATCAGCAAGCGGGTCAGGCCCGTGCGACCGAGTTGGGTGAAAGCGCCTTGTTCGTTGCAGTCGATATTACCCAGGAGGCAGACGCCAGCAAGGCCATTACCCAGACGCTTGAGCACTTCGGCGGCCTACACGGTTTGGTCAACTGTGCGGGTATTGCGCCAGCGGAAAAGCTGTTGGGGCGTAACGGCGTGCATGCGCTGGAGAGTTTTCGCAAGGTGGTCGATGTCAACTTGATCGGTACCTTCAACATGCTGCGCCTGGCTGCAGAAGCGATCGCTCAGAGTGAGCCACAAGCAGATGGTGAGCGCGGGGTGATGATCAATACAGCGTCGGTCGCCGCATTTGACGGGCAGATTGGACAAGCCGCTTATGCGGCTTCAAAGAGCGCGGTGGTCGGGCTGACATTACCGTTGGCGCGTGAACTGGCGCGTTCGGGCATTCGGGTGATGTGCATTGCTCCCGGTATTTTTGAAACACCGATGATGGCCGGCATGCCCCAGGAAGTGCGTGATGGCTTGGCCGCTAACGTGCCGTTTCCGCCACGCTTGGGCAAACCCGAGGAGTACGCCTCGCTGGTATTGCACATTATCCAAAACAGCATGCTCAACGGCGAGGTTATCCGCCTGGATGGCGCCTTGCGTATGGCTGCCAAGTAG
- a CDS encoding acyl-CoA synthetase: protein MRDYFSAAREFDFNHAMSTTLAGSTDAINACVECCDRHALPGRVALFWEGADGSSATYTFAQLKQQSARFANFLRSQGVMPGDCVSGMLGRNVELLITILGTWRAGAVYQPLFTAFGPKAIEHRINTAGSKVIVTDASNRPKLDEVASDALRVTVSGPKGQGIAHGDFSFWAELERNDEHFEPVMRNSQDPFLMMFTSGTTGAAKPVPVPLKAILAFVSYMRDAVDLRPEDAFWNVADPGWAYGLYYAVTGPLAMGHPTTFYEGTFSVESTCRVIRKYAITNLAGSPTAYRLLLAAKQQVEPLLKAKLRAVSSAGEPLTPEVIRWFAEGLDTTIHDHYGQTELGMVLCNHHAYEHPVRIGAAGYAVPGHRVVVVDEACNELAVGQPGNLALDVSQSPLFWFRGYQDMPTKAFSGRYYLSGDTVELNADGSISFVGRADDVITTSGYRIGPFDVESALIEHDAVIEAAVIGKPDAERTELVKAFVVLQPQFAASQALAEELQQYVRKRLSAHAYPREIEFVDELPKTPSGKIQRFLLRNQEIAKQNLHGATV from the coding sequence ATGCGTGACTACTTTTCTGCTGCCCGTGAGTTCGATTTTAACCACGCCATGAGCACTACGTTGGCGGGGTCGACTGACGCGATCAATGCCTGCGTCGAGTGTTGCGACCGGCATGCGCTGCCCGGGCGTGTTGCCTTGTTTTGGGAGGGCGCCGACGGTTCAAGTGCAACCTACACCTTCGCCCAGTTGAAACAGCAGTCCGCACGTTTCGCCAATTTCTTACGCAGCCAGGGCGTCATGCCGGGTGATTGCGTGTCCGGTATGTTGGGACGCAACGTTGAGCTGCTTATCACTATTCTTGGCACTTGGCGCGCGGGCGCGGTTTACCAGCCGTTGTTTACTGCCTTTGGCCCCAAAGCCATTGAGCATCGGATAAATACTGCGGGCTCTAAAGTTATCGTCACCGACGCCAGCAACCGGCCAAAACTTGACGAAGTTGCCAGTGATGCTTTGCGCGTCACTGTTTCAGGCCCTAAAGGGCAAGGGATTGCGCACGGCGACTTCAGTTTCTGGGCTGAGCTTGAGCGCAATGATGAGCACTTCGAGCCAGTAATGCGCAACAGCCAAGACCCGTTTCTGATGATGTTCACCTCAGGTACAACGGGTGCAGCCAAACCAGTTCCTGTGCCGCTGAAAGCGATTCTGGCGTTTGTCAGCTATATGCGTGACGCTGTGGATTTGCGCCCTGAAGATGCCTTCTGGAATGTCGCTGATCCCGGCTGGGCCTATGGCCTGTATTACGCCGTCACCGGGCCATTGGCGATGGGCCATCCGACTACCTTTTATGAAGGTACTTTCAGTGTTGAAAGTACCTGCCGGGTGATCCGCAAATACGCCATTACCAATCTTGCAGGTTCGCCGACTGCCTACCGTTTACTGCTCGCCGCCAAACAGCAGGTCGAGCCGCTGCTGAAGGCCAAATTACGCGCGGTGAGCAGCGCCGGTGAGCCGCTAACGCCTGAGGTCATCCGTTGGTTTGCCGAGGGGCTGGACACCACCATTCATGATCATTACGGCCAAACAGAGCTGGGCATGGTGTTGTGCAACCACCATGCATACGAACACCCGGTTCGCATCGGCGCAGCTGGTTATGCGGTGCCGGGGCATCGTGTAGTGGTGGTCGATGAAGCCTGTAATGAGCTTGCAGTCGGCCAGCCCGGCAACCTTGCGCTGGATGTGAGTCAGTCTCCGTTGTTCTGGTTTCGCGGTTATCAGGACATGCCGACCAAGGCTTTCAGTGGTCGCTATTACCTGAGTGGCGACACGGTTGAGCTCAATGCTGACGGCAGCATCAGCTTTGTTGGGCGCGCCGATGATGTGATCACCACGTCGGGGTATCGCATCGGGCCGTTTGATGTTGAAAGCGCTTTGATCGAACACGACGCAGTGATTGAAGCCGCTGTGATTGGCAAGCCAGACGCCGAACGTACCGAGTTGGTTAAGGCCTTTGTCGTGCTGCAGCCGCAGTTCGCCGCCAGCCAGGCGTTGGCTGAGGAGTTGCAGCAATACGTACGCAAACGTCTGTCTGCTCATGCTTATCCGCGGGAAATCGAGTTTGTCGATGAATTGCCAAAGACCCCAAGCGGCAAGATTCAGCGCTTTTTATTACGCAATCAAGAAATCGCCAAGCAGAACCTTCACGGCGCGACGGTCTGA
- a CDS encoding AraC family transcriptional regulator, producing the protein MRSSKEPMQADKGTISIQLVSEAIYELQRGGADVRQLLEQAGIAPGLLAKPYARVSCEQYAQLWLALAQRTDDEFFGLNARRMKVGSFAFMARTASQEPTLERALQGALRFLGLIFEDLTPRLQRAGGMAEIVLEQAPGSVSTRGRAFADFTMWMIVHGLACWLVGRRIPIIAIEVQRPKPDYIEDYRVMFSENLRFNRPQSRLLFNAQWLDLPIRRSAEELKLFLRTAPQGILVKYRDPQSHAARIKTYLRAMKPERWPDIEAISAYFFMAPSTLRRKLSQEGQSYQSLKDHVRRDMAISRLDQGEINFNDLAFDLGFADASAFYKAFKKWTGSTPGQYHSMMYPQGSATVKTAQTD; encoded by the coding sequence ATTCGATCAAGCAAGGAACCTATGCAGGCAGACAAGGGCACCATATCTATACAGTTGGTCAGTGAAGCCATCTATGAGCTGCAACGTGGTGGGGCAGATGTGCGCCAGTTGCTTGAGCAGGCAGGCATTGCGCCAGGACTGCTGGCAAAGCCATACGCACGAGTCTCCTGTGAGCAGTATGCGCAACTGTGGTTAGCCCTTGCGCAGCGTACGGATGATGAGTTCTTTGGCCTCAATGCGCGACGCATGAAGGTCGGCAGCTTTGCATTTATGGCGCGTACCGCCAGTCAGGAACCAACCCTTGAGCGTGCGTTGCAGGGCGCTTTGCGCTTTTTAGGGCTGATATTTGAAGACCTGACGCCGCGTCTGCAGCGGGCCGGGGGCATGGCGGAGATCGTGCTTGAGCAAGCGCCAGGCTCAGTCAGCACCCGTGGGCGTGCATTCGCAGATTTCACAATGTGGATGATTGTGCATGGTCTGGCGTGTTGGTTGGTGGGGCGACGCATTCCAATCATCGCAATCGAAGTGCAGCGGCCCAAGCCAGACTATATTGAAGATTATCGGGTGATGTTCAGCGAAAATTTGCGTTTCAACCGCCCGCAATCACGGCTGCTATTTAACGCGCAATGGTTGGATCTGCCGATCAGGCGCAGTGCTGAAGAGCTGAAACTATTTCTGCGAACCGCGCCACAAGGGATCTTGGTCAAGTACCGTGATCCGCAAAGTCATGCCGCACGGATTAAAACCTATCTGCGGGCAATGAAGCCTGAGCGCTGGCCTGATATCGAGGCGATATCTGCGTATTTCTTTATGGCGCCCTCAACACTGCGGCGCAAGTTGTCGCAAGAAGGGCAGTCATACCAAAGCCTCAAGGATCACGTGCGCCGCGATATGGCAATCAGCCGCTTGGATCAGGGCGAGATCAATTTCAATGATTTGGCCTTTGATTTGGGGTTTGCCGACGCCAGCGCTTTTTACAAAGCCTTCAAGAAATGGACCGGCTCAACGCCAGGTCAATATCACAGCATGATGTATCCTCAAGGGAGCGCCACTGTCAAAACTGCTCAGACAGATTGA
- a CDS encoding MerR family DNA-binding transcriptional regulator produces MPTYSISELARELDITTRAIRFYEEQSMLSPERRGQERIYSAKDKVTLKLILRGKRIGFSLAECKELIELYDPVQGNRKQLESFMQKIAERRNQLEQQLLDIQQMQLELDTAEERCLIAMADIDKKQTVNI; encoded by the coding sequence ATGCCCACCTATTCAATCTCAGAACTGGCTCGCGAGCTGGATATCACTACCCGCGCAATTCGCTTCTATGAAGAGCAATCAATGCTCAGTCCTGAGCGACGTGGCCAAGAGCGCATCTACAGCGCTAAAGACAAAGTGACGCTAAAACTTATTTTGCGCGGCAAACGCATCGGTTTTTCACTCGCTGAATGCAAAGAACTCATCGAGTTATATGACCCGGTTCAGGGTAATCGTAAGCAGCTTGAGAGCTTTATGCAGAAGATTGCTGAACGCCGTAATCAACTCGAACAGCAACTGCTGGACATCCAGCAAATGCAACTGGAGCTCGATACTGCCGAAGAGCGCTGCTTGATCGCCATGGCTGATATCGATAAAAAACAAACAGTTAACATTTAA
- a CDS encoding isovaleryl-CoA dehydrogenase, whose protein sequence is MSYPSLNFALGETLDMLRDQTQAFVAAELAPRAAAIDSENLFPADMWKKFGDMGLLGVTVSEEYGGAGLGYLAHVIAIEEISRGSASVGLSYGAHSNLCVNQINRNGTTEQKAKYLPKLISGEHVGALAMSEPNAGSDVVSMKLRADKRGDHYVLNGSKTWITNGPDANTYVIYAKTDIEKGAHGITAFIVERDWKGFSRGSKFDKLGMRGSNTCELFFDDVEVPAENILGVENGGVKVLMSGLDYERVVLAGGPIGIMQACMDVVVPYIHDRKQFGQSIGEFQLIQGKVADMYTQLNASRAYLYAVAQACDRGETTRKDAAGVILYSAERATQMALDTIQILGGNGYINEFPAGRLLRDAKLYEIGAGTSEIRRMLIGRELFNETK, encoded by the coding sequence ATGAGCTATCCTTCTCTGAACTTCGCGCTTGGCGAAACCCTCGACATGTTGCGCGACCAGACTCAAGCATTTGTCGCGGCTGAACTGGCCCCACGCGCGGCGGCTATCGACAGCGAAAACCTGTTCCCTGCCGACATGTGGAAAAAATTCGGGGATATGGGTTTGCTCGGCGTCACCGTCAGCGAAGAATACGGTGGAGCCGGCCTTGGTTACCTGGCGCACGTCATCGCGATTGAAGAAATCAGCCGCGGCTCTGCGTCTGTGGGCCTGTCCTATGGCGCGCACTCGAACCTTTGCGTAAACCAGATCAACCGTAACGGTACGACCGAACAAAAAGCTAAGTACCTACCGAAATTGATTTCAGGTGAGCACGTCGGCGCACTGGCCATGAGCGAGCCAAACGCTGGCTCGGATGTCGTCTCGATGAAGCTGCGTGCCGACAAACGTGGCGACCACTACGTACTCAATGGCAGTAAAACCTGGATCACCAACGGTCCCGACGCCAATACCTATGTAATTTACGCCAAGACCGACATTGAAAAAGGCGCGCACGGCATCACCGCCTTTATCGTCGAACGTGACTGGAAAGGCTTCAGCCGCGGCAGCAAGTTCGACAAGCTCGGCATGCGCGGCTCAAACACTTGCGAGCTGTTCTTTGATGACGTTGAAGTACCGGCCGAGAACATCCTTGGCGTCGAAAACGGCGGGGTTAAGGTGCTGATGAGCGGCCTCGACTACGAACGCGTGGTGCTGGCCGGCGGCCCAATCGGCATCATGCAGGCCTGTATGGACGTGGTCGTGCCCTACATTCATGACCGCAAGCAGTTCGGCCAGAGTATCGGTGAGTTCCAGCTTATCCAAGGCAAGGTAGCGGACATGTACACCCAGCTTAACGCTAGCCGCGCCTATCTTTATGCAGTGGCGCAGGCCTGTGATCGTGGCGAAACCACGCGTAAGGATGCAGCCGGTGTCATTCTCTATAGCGCCGAACGTGCAACACAAATGGCCCTGGACACCATCCAGATTCTTGGCGGCAATGGCTACATCAACGAGTTCCCGGCTGGACGCCTCCTGCGTGACGCCAAACTGTATGAAATCGGGGCTGGCACCAGCGAAATCCGGCGCATGCTGATCGGCCGCGAACTGTTTAACGAAACCAAGTAA
- a CDS encoding carboxyl transferase domain-containing protein — MAVLHTQINTRSPEFAANSRAMAEQVDALHMLLAQIHQGGGTKAQERHTSRGKLLPRDRINQLLDLGSPFLEISQLAAHEVYGENVPAAGIVAGIGRVEGIECMIVANDATVKGGSYYPLTVKKHLRAQTIAQQNRLPCIYLVDSGGANLPRQDEVFPDREHFGRIFFNQANMSAMGIPQIAVVMGSCTAGGAYVPAMADEAIMVRNQATIFLAGPPLVKAATGEVVSAEDLGGADVHCKTSGVADHYAEDDAHALALCRRSIANLNWRKLGQVNTREPILPLYDSQELYGVIPVDAKQPFDVREVISRLVDGSVFDEYKALFGSTLVCGFAHINGYPVAILANNGILFAESAQKGANFIELACQRGIPLVFLQNITGFMVGQKYEAGGIAKHGAKLVNAVACAKVPKFTVIIGGSFGAGNYGMCGRAYDPRFLWMWPNARIGVMGAEQAAGVLVQVKREQAQRAGEEFSAEQEQQLKQPILDQYETQGHPYYSSARLWDDGVIDPAQTREVLSLALSASLNAAIEPSTFGVFRM, encoded by the coding sequence ATGGCTGTACTGCACACTCAGATCAATACTCGTTCGCCGGAGTTCGCTGCTAATAGCCGCGCCATGGCCGAGCAAGTCGATGCCCTGCACATGCTGCTCGCGCAGATTCATCAAGGCGGCGGAACCAAAGCGCAAGAGCGTCACACCTCAAGGGGCAAGCTACTGCCCCGCGACAGGATCAATCAATTGCTCGATCTCGGCTCGCCATTCCTGGAGATCAGCCAGTTAGCGGCCCATGAGGTTTACGGTGAAAACGTTCCGGCCGCTGGCATAGTGGCGGGCATTGGCCGCGTCGAGGGCATTGAGTGCATGATTGTCGCCAATGACGCCACCGTTAAAGGTGGCAGTTATTACCCGCTGACAGTTAAAAAGCATCTGCGGGCGCAAACCATCGCGCAACAGAACCGCTTGCCGTGCATTTACCTGGTTGATTCGGGCGGCGCCAACCTGCCCCGTCAGGATGAAGTATTTCCGGACCGCGAACACTTCGGACGGATTTTCTTCAATCAAGCCAACATGAGCGCCATGGGCATTCCGCAAATAGCCGTAGTAATGGGTTCGTGCACAGCCGGTGGGGCCTATGTGCCGGCCATGGCTGATGAAGCGATCATGGTGCGCAACCAAGCCACGATTTTTCTCGCCGGCCCACCACTGGTCAAAGCGGCAACAGGTGAAGTCGTCAGCGCCGAAGACCTTGGCGGCGCTGATGTGCACTGTAAAACCTCCGGGGTGGCTGATCACTATGCCGAAGACGATGCTCACGCCCTCGCCTTGTGCCGCCGCAGCATAGCCAATCTCAACTGGCGCAAGCTCGGGCAGGTCAATACCCGCGAACCGATTCTGCCGCTGTACGACAGCCAAGAGCTGTATGGCGTAATTCCAGTAGACGCCAAACAGCCTTTCGATGTTCGTGAAGTGATTTCACGCCTGGTCGATGGCTCGGTATTCGATGAATACAAAGCGCTGTTTGGCAGCACACTGGTGTGCGGCTTTGCGCATATTAACGGCTATCCGGTCGCGATCCTCGCCAATAACGGGATCTTATTCGCTGAATCGGCGCAAAAAGGCGCCAACTTTATCGAGCTGGCCTGCCAACGCGGAATTCCCTTGGTATTTCTGCAGAACATCACCGGCTTTATGGTCGGACAAAAATACGAAGCAGGCGGTATCGCCAAGCATGGCGCCAAACTGGTTAACGCGGTGGCCTGCGCCAAGGTGCCGAAATTCACGGTCATTATTGGCGGCAGCTTCGGTGCTGGTAACTATGGCATGTGCGGGCGCGCCTATGACCCGCGTTTTCTGTGGATGTGGCCCAATGCCCGAATCGGGGTAATGGGCGCCGAACAAGCGGCTGGGGTGTTGGTGCAGGTCAAGCGCGAACAAGCCCAGCGTGCGGGCGAAGAATTCAGTGCAGAACAGGAACAACAGCTGAAACAGCCGATCCTCGACCAGTATGAAACCCAAGGTCATCCGTATTATTCCAGCGCACGGCTGTGGGATGACGGAGTAATCGATCCTGCGCAGACCCGTGAAGTGCTTAGCCTGGCCCTGTCTGCCAGCCTCAATGCTGCCATTGAGCCGAGTACCTTTGGCGTGTTTCGCATGTAG
- a CDS encoding gamma-carboxygeranoyl-CoA hydratase, translated as MTDFSTIELEKAANGAATLWLNRPEKNNAFNAEMISELILALDDVQADKSLRFLIVRGRGKHFSAGADLAWMQASASLDYNANLNDARVLAELMHNLYQLKIPTLAVVQGAAFGGAVGLISCCDMAIGADDALLSLSEVRIGLAPAVISPFVVQAIGERAARRFALTAERFSGVKAQQLGLFAECYAASELDAQADAWSANLLLNSPQAMRASKDLLKEVGSGVLTPALRRYTENTIARIRVSAEGQEGLNAFLQKRTPAWQEPQA; from the coding sequence ATGACTGACTTCAGCACCATCGAACTGGAAAAAGCCGCCAACGGCGCCGCCACGCTGTGGCTTAACCGACCGGAAAAGAACAACGCCTTCAATGCTGAAATGATCAGCGAGCTGATTCTCGCTCTGGATGATGTTCAGGCCGATAAATCCCTGCGCTTTTTGATCGTTCGTGGTCGTGGCAAACACTTCAGCGCCGGTGCGGATTTAGCCTGGATGCAAGCCAGTGCCTCCCTCGATTACAACGCCAACTTAAATGACGCCCGGGTGCTGGCTGAGCTGATGCACAACCTGTATCAGTTGAAGATCCCAACACTGGCGGTGGTGCAAGGCGCGGCATTTGGCGGCGCGGTCGGCTTGATCAGTTGCTGTGACATGGCCATCGGTGCTGACGACGCCCTGCTCAGCCTCAGCGAAGTGCGAATTGGCCTGGCACCCGCGGTGATCAGCCCGTTTGTAGTGCAAGCCATCGGCGAACGTGCCGCACGGCGCTTTGCTCTGACGGCGGAGCGTTTTAGTGGCGTCAAAGCGCAGCAACTTGGTCTGTTCGCCGAATGCTACGCCGCCAGCGAGCTTGATGCGCAAGCCGATGCCTGGAGCGCCAACCTGCTGCTCAACAGCCCGCAGGCAATGCGCGCCAGTAAAGATTTGCTCAAAGAAGTCGGTAGCGGCGTGTTAACTCCAGCGTTGCGTCGCTACACCGAAAATACGATTGCGCGCATCAGAGTCAGTGCCGAAGGACAAGAAGGCCTTAATGCGTTTCTGCAAAAGCGCACACCCGCCTGGCAGGAGCCGCAAGCATGA